AGCTCTGTGCAAATATGAGAATTTCAGATGATTTCAGTGGTCCAGTCCGTCCGTTTACTGGCTTGTAACCATAATCGTCTCAGTTTAGCTTCAAAGGGAGTCTTTGACAAAGTAATCAATAAGAAtgaaagacacttttttttcgtaTTCCTGTTTTGACATCCAACCACAGAGCCAGACATCATTACCCCCTGAAACTCttctgtttcccttttttttcttattgttttcatagattGTTTATTAACAGTAGTTGTTTCTGCAGACTTAAAGTAACATTCACATGCATAGAAGCAGTTCTTCTGtctgtaacacacacaaatcctCAGACAAACCTTGATATTCAGCCTCTCTAACTTTGGCCGTTTACACAGCAGCAGTATCGCCTGTCAACGAAGCGCGCCAAACCTCTGTTAAAGGAAGCGCATCTGTCAACGGGATGCATCTGCAAAAACAATATCTGATCTTTTGCGGTTCATCTTCAAAGTCATCAAGAATTATGGAGCAGCCCCAAGTCAAACGAAAGGTTTCTGCTGTGTGGGACCATTTTGATCTCATATCGGAAAATAaggtatttgttttaatttccttgTTGTTTCATCATGTTTCTCTCAGAGTTTCCACTTGATATATCTGAATTCAAATTCATTTCAAAGTGACTCTTAGTTTACTATTCATATTGTTTTCTGCAGGTTAAATGTCGCATTTGTAAGACAAAACTTTCATATTTAAACAAGAGCACCTCCTCAACGCTGAGGCATTATAGGGCCAGGCATGAAAATGAAGTCCAAGATACACCCAGGATAAACTCAGGTATACAGCCATTCTACAACTTACTCACAGTTGCTTTCTTGATAATTAATTCctattaatttattctttaccTTATTTTTAACCATCAAGCTTCCAGGAAGCAGATGCTGGATGAGGCTCTCTTGAATTTCATTCTGAAGGACTGCCAGCCCCTCAGTGTTGTGGAAAATGAAGGGTTCAGGGAACTGGTTGAGGCCCTACAGCCCTCATATATTTTGCCAACCAGAAAGGTTTGTACTATCTAAAGTAGTAGTTGATATATccaatttatttaatctttaatttaaatatattgatttgCTTTTGATTTGACTTCACTTGGTGTCATTTTCAGACCATCAAACAAATGTTGGCCAAAAAGTACGAGGAGGAACGGGAACGAGTGAAAATGGAAGTACAGCAAGCTGTGGCAGTAAGTTTAACAGCTGACATGTGGACATCTGTGAACATGGAGGCTTACTTGGCTCTTACCTGTCACTACATTAATGAGAATATGCAGTTGTGTACATCTGTTTTGGGTGTGCAATACTTTCAACAAAGTTACACTGCTGACAATTCGGCCCAAGTCAAAAGGGGCATGATGGAGGACTGGGCCATAACCAGTAAAGTAAAGTGTCTTGTGACCGACGCAGCACCAAACATGATTGCATCCACTAGACAGCTCCACATTCGCCACTCAATTTGCATTGCACATAGTCTCAATTTAATAGTTAGGAAGTCATGTGATCAGATCCCCACACTTGCATCCATCAGACACAAAGCTAAGCACATTGTCACATACTTCCGATCGAGCACCACAGCCAAGGAGAAGCTTGCTCAAGTGCAGCAACAGATGGGACGACCAACCCTGAAACTCATCAATGAGGTGCCAACACGCTGGAACAGCACCGATGAAATGCTGAAAAGGCTACATGATGAGAGTGAACCAGTGTGGGTATCTCTGGCCTCTCTAAAAACAGATTTGACTCCACTTACAGCTGATGAGTTCACCATCATAGGAGAAACACTTCTTGTGCTTGCTCCTTTCCATCAAGCGACAGTGGAGTTGTCTGAAGAGAGGCGAGtgtcagggtcaaaggtcatcccGATTGTTACGACCCAGACACGGCAGAACTTAATCTAGGGGAATGTAGGGAGGCAACAATTAAAGCAAAGACACAAGAACTAAGGACCGTCTGCAATCGCAGGGTTTTATTAACCAAAAAGCAAAGGTATCACAAACAAAAGGCTTTCTAAGTACTAGAACGACACAACGCCGGCCACCAACGtccacacagcacacacagtgCACGCCACGACCCACTCGCTGCAGGAGCACACTCCTTGCTGATAAAGCCGGCCGCTGTCAATCAGCTAATCAGCCGATTGATGCCGGGAGGTAATGGGCGGTACCTGCAAGAACAGACAAGAGAAACAAAGCAACAAGCCATACACACAGGCCCGTAACACCGATGATGAAAATGCTATATCTTGCACTAGAGCGTAATGCTTCAACCTTGCACACACAGGCAGCCATACACCTGCATGAACACCTGAAGCGTCGAGTCACAGACACTGCTTCCAATCTGGAGTCATTAAGTGTGTTGACCCTAGCAACACTTCTAGACCCCAGATTTAAATCACTCGGGTTCCGCAGTTCCTCCAAGTGCAATGAGGCCATCAATAGACTGCGCTCGAATGTGCGTCTGTAATCTATATATGAtctaatatgatatatatatgatcTAATCTATACATTtcatatatatgaaataatacaatataaaatataattacttaaattatattattgtatatactAGGTCATCAAATCAGTGTCAGTTGAGTCTGTCAACTAGGTTGCCTGTAGGGATTTTTAAGGTCCAGCAGGTGTCAGTATTCACTCAGTGACACAGTATCGACACAGTATCAATACAATTTGGCAATGTGTTGAAACGCTTCATGACGCCTCATCTACCCATCACTATACGTAACATATAGTAACTaaactgctctgtgtaactgaagtaaagtaactaacctggaGGGTCTCAGGgtcttatacacacacaaacttccATATACAGACATGCATACATCCTTCCCCTAACCACCCCCCAACCCACGCCTTCGATGCTTCGTTCCCCAAGCGAGACAGGCGGGTCTAGGAGCTGCACAGCGGATGGCTGCGGATCCGGATGGCGGACCCCTCTCTTGGCATGTCATAAGTCTATTCATGTTGTGAAAGCGTATTATGATAATGTTGTTGAGGTTTTTTTCCAtgcttttttcctctcctcatgtgtgctgtatttctctctcttcataccccatcttcctgtcctgtttacctttgtcatattgtttgtgggtgttttatacGTTCTGGAAGGGATGATGGCTCAGTTTCGTTGTACTTggacttgttactctgtgcaatgacaataaagggtttATTCATTCAACCTgttctgtgtaactgaagtaaagtaactaacctgctctgtgtagctgaatctgagggttgaaaacagcgtccagtagtttctgCTGTCGCTCGTTCTTCTCTTCTGAACGACGAAGTTCCTCCTTACACTCCGCTATCCTTCTTGCAAACGGtccaaatatctcttcagcagccgcagtcagtcgctgctccaccagcgctctcaccgtttggacttgtggatctggatcagagttcctgtctggttctggtcctccacagtcctctccatcagcttctgtttccatctgttcagtttgtgtttgatgaagctgtgaggactgaggtttctcttcatcttcttcactcttcacagggacaggagtgaatgtgaacttggtgatatcagcctcctccagcccctgaagctgctctccctgctgactggtccaaggttcttcctgctcctctttaatgtgtgggggctctgggtcctcctggtcctcgtccagactgcagctcctctcctgctgctcagagggaaactCTTCCTTCACCACCAACAGCTGCTGGACATCTGTAGAGaagggtaaacacacacagaggtttaGGATTAAgattagattaagattaattactttattaatcccacaatggggataTTCATCCTCAGCATTCAACCCATCCtctttttttcacacacaagtgaacacaccatgcaaggagcagtgggcagcacattactgcacctggggaaccagcgactctccagttacaagtcCGATTCCCAACCTCTGGGCCACGGACTGCTTTGCATGGAATGCGTCTCACTGTTCACCACATGGTGGTGCAGGTAAAAACCAATCAATTACTTTGTCAAAGACACCTTCTGGAGCTAGACGGAGAAGTTTGTGGTTGCAAGCCATTAAACAGACGGATTGAAACGCTGAAATCATCAGAAAttctcaaaaatatatttaataattatttaattgtctaGAGCTTTTGTTGGCTTCTAATTGCTGCTCTAATGTAGCTGATCATCACAGGTTGCAGCAGCACTGCTATTAAAAGTTgagctgtgtgtctgtatgaaaTGAGCTCTGTGTAAATGTGAGAATTTCAGATGATTTCAGCGGTCCAGTCCGTCTGTTTACTGGCTTGAAACCATAATCGTCTCCGTCTACCTTCAAAGGGAGTCTTTGACAAAGAAATCGATAAGAATgaaaggcagtttttttttctattcttgtTTTGACATCCAACCACAGAGCCAGACACCACTACCCCCTGAAACTCTTCtgtttccctcttttttcttattgttttcatagatcGGTTATTAATAGTTCTTTCTGCAGatttaaagtaacatttacaaACATAGAAGCAGTTCTTCTGTCCGTAACACACTCATATCTtgacttttaaataaaataacctgCTCTGTATAACTGAAgcaaagtaactaacctgctccgTGTAACTGAAgcaaagtaactaacctgctctgtgtaactgaagtaaagtaactaacctgctctgtgtaactgaagtaaagtaactaacctgctctgtgtaagttaggctgagggttgaaaacagcgtccagtagtttctgttgtcgctcgttcttctcttttgaacgacaaagttgctcctcgtactctgctatcgttctttcaaacagcccaaatatctcttcagcagccgcagtcagtcgctgctccaccagcgctctcaccgtttggactttagacatttttcacatagtgacaccaactttttctcaacacaaactccGTCAGAAACACAGTTTGCTCTCCAAACAGTCACTCTGACTAGCGCCGcggtgctaaccagctagcatgctaagctaacttgaatGTGTTTGTAGTCTCCTGGGAGATGAGTCAGAGGTTAAACAtccagaaagaaaaggtgaacagcacaaagtccattcagacaggtttatccggacacacagaggctctgacggatcacaacacaaactttctcaCGAACAATAAAGAAACTGCTACGAGCTGCCGTCTTGATTAAACAGCGTGAAGTTAGCCGCAGTACAGACAACAGCTTCCGGGGCAGAGGAGTTGatggctttcaaaataaaagtccgaAATTTCTCAATAGACAGACTtcctctgacaaacacacaggaagataaaatattaaaatagaatcaaaatatttctcaaggttgttgtttttcatgcttCCAGCCACaatagtgttcaaaataataataataataattacaatagggtcctcgcaccgtaagtgctcggtccctaataataataataataataataataataataataataataataataataataataataataataagaagaagaagaagaagaagaagaagaagaagaagaaagtattAAGAGCACTTCactattttcacatttattaatatattattgttgcagcttagcctgggtataaccatactgccttgcgcgctcgatttcatttcgaactgcgaaagggtctggagtCCATGgctgattcttagccctgttttagggatccaatcacagaacggagagggacggcaagacgatgacgggTATTAtcggacagatggaagcttgtagttttgtagttggcttacggatccaacatggctgcagcaggctccaagctctctttggatctagctgtagacagtgttctagatagtttagagccaaagtttattttaaaagaagagcaATGATTttctttacactcctgtttcaccacgaaaaggGATGTTTTAGcattgcttccgacaggatttggtaaaagcctaatctaccaactagccccgctaccgctcactgctgtaacaccggtgatctcgctacgagccgggggacagcggagccgccgagagacctgcagcagcttgaaTATTGCTGTAATATAGATgattatgatagacattcgtcgtgcccaataaacggctctggaggatcgtaaaccacgcctcctctgcGGAAAAATGCATAGCTGGTGTAGTGACCCGATTGCTACTCAAAAAAGATGCCACTATTATGATGAGATCCCGTCTATAGTAATTTACGcgcacaaatgaaatgtccactttCCGTAACTATTAACTcagtttattataatgtttccaaacaaatatatacttctttcttaaacaaataaacttatatttccaacttatacatcacatttctgcgGTCAAAAAActggctgtgtcccaaagtcaaggaaggatgctcaaacggctggatttgaaggacactacgtcatcaacatccgccgaaggactgtcccaatgtcgaggatgctccggaggacagagtccttcttttgcccaaattccgaggatgcatgtgtgtatcctccgtgcgctccgactacccataaagcattgcgcacaccggtctaccgggagatttaaaaatggcgagcgtagaaacagcgacgccggcggcacaatatacatttaaatatgtagatatattcagtttacactgaatgttatcacataacttacaaaacctgtgttcaaagtcaagcaaaaacatatgaataagcatatgccagaatattaagcttaaagataataaacgtcatcttgatacattgccggttaagttaattaatgccgtctcagtcgctaaagttattgttaaaaatatgcgtccgatgatgatgtactatgtgcaactatgccattcagaaagttatacatttctttattgtgtttacagggaccgaaagtccgccattatccgttattgtttttttttataaataactgttattgtaggCTACTGTAGcctactgtaaaataaaaaataaaaaatcacagaacatatttccatgatgaattatgcgccgctacattcatggcactaagtagcggccgaattcagccaggatcagttaaatattcaggtttaatccactttatggtttttacttgataaatcgtggagattcaaccttaaagcatcttcttccattttcacaaatatgtgtcagagtgctgatgccagagacacattcatgtcgtgaactgattttgaaattgcggcgctgaatttatttatttattttttatgaaactgataagaacagatactacacttgatcttagccaaaggtCCGAGAGCGGCGTtgaagttaagcaggacgtccaattacgcaatgacgcacagctgcacactccgaaggctgtcccatgtgtgcattacaccagtcaaaggaaggactcttgccatgccttcggaggacccgactctgaaggaaggatcctaccaaggaaggatccttgacattgggacacagcctatatctcatttgtgatatcgtctggtgttagccagacTAGTTGCagctgaaattatttaaatatggcATTTAACCAGCAGTTTAAGATGAACATCAGCCAATCAGGatgaagcaaaaaaagaaaataacgtTCTGTTTTAAAGGAATTATACAGTTTTTCACATGCAAGTGAACATCATACTGATTAATAACATAGAGAAGTATTTATATTTGCTACCTTATTATACAGGAGAGTCATTTCAGAGAATTCTAAATATCCAGAGAACTTTTCAGtgagaaacaacaacatcacacaTCAGATGACTGCTACAACGATATAtgcagtaactctactgtaactgcacgGTTCTGTTTGGTGAAATTAATACAATGTTACGACTcaacagatataaataaatctaataaaataTCTGATTCTCTCCGCTGACACTCTGTAAGGATCATAGATTGACTGTTGACTAGTGTGAGACACTGTTTTAAAAGTAGTTAGAGGCTTTCTAGCCAATTTCAAGCAGAAGCTCAGAACAAAACCTGGTGAGTTACCACGGTGACCTAGCCAGGTTGAAAGAGAACCACCTTGGAGATACTGATAACCAGGGTTAAACCTCAGGTTACCTCACTGACCCTCAAATCCTTCTTCAAAATACAGGGCTCTGAAATCACATAACAGGGATAGCCGGTTTAGGGATTTCTGgcctaaattaaaacacagcatGCCTATCCTTGAACCACAAACTGAAGCAGGGACAACTTTCAGGCAACTTTGGTCAACcaagaatgtttttattttgttttgctgttagaaaaaaataaagttgtcacTGTTACACTTCTAcaatcaaatatttaattaaaatatcagtttgtgaACTTtcgttttgtaaaacaaaacaaagatgaaCAGAAAGGAAATGAATATATCACATCATGGAAAAGAAAGTGTTGTTTAATTATATTGTAGGTAAATTTcatacacacagaataaatattaacaaaagttACTACAAgctttaaagcatttaaaaaaagacttgaaatagTTTATCGAGTCCTTtaaaaagattgaaaaagaggtttgcatctcttcatgtgggctgctggctggaggctctgcctctttgttctcctcagTTTGATGAAACTTTGAGGATGAGCGGCCAGCACATttatgaaaggtttctctcatatgtggagtctcatgtgtctcTTTAAGGCTCCACTCACTGTAAAAGtattcttacaaactgagcagctgaaaggtctctctcctgtgtggagtctcatatgtacatttaaatgtccAATCattgtaaaagttttcttacaaactgagcatctgaaaggtctctctcctgtgtggagtctcatgtgtgcctTTAAAGTATCTCTaactgtaaaagttttcttacaaaatgagcagctgaaaggtctctctcctgtgtgggttctcatgtgTGCCTTTAAAGCTCCACTCACTggaaaagttttcttacaaactgagcagctgaaaggtttctctcctgtgtgacgTATCATATGTGACTTTAAAGTTCCACTCACTggaaaagttttcttacaaaatgagcagctgaaagatttctctcctgtgtggagtctcatgtgtaaCTTTAAAGATCCACtccgtgtaaaagttttcttacaaactgagcagttgaaaggtttctctcctgtgtggcgactcatgtgtgactttaaagttccaccctgtgtaaaagttttcttacaaactgagcagctgaaaggtttctctcctgtgtggattctcatgtgtgTCTTCAGATAGTTCTTGAAGctaaatcttttcccacactcagagcagctaaatCGTTTCTCACCAGCACGAAATGAGGAATCTGTGACAGGACCAccatcttttttcaaacagttcaaacctgactgaagttctctggtctccttccaatcaccactgtcatcagtctcaggttcagaagagtctgtttgatgaagctgtgaggactgaggtttctcttcattttcttcactcttcacagggacaggagtgaatgtgaacgtggtgatatcagcctcctcTAGCCCCTGAAGCTGCTCCCCCTCCTGACTGGTCCaaggttcctcctgttcctctttaatgtgtgggggctctgggtcctcctggtcctggtccagactgcagctcctctcctgctgctcagagggaaactCTTCCTTCACCACCAACAGCTGCTGGACGTCTGTAGAGaagggtaaacacacacagaggtttgGATTAAgattagattaagattaattactttatcaatcccacaatggggataTTCATCCTCAGCATTCAACCCATCCtctttttttcacacacaagtgaacacaccatgcaaggagcagtgggcagcacattactgcgcctggggaaccagcgactctccagttacaagcccgattcccaACCTCTGGGCCACGGACTGCTTTGCATGGAATGCGTCTCACTGTTCACCACATGGTGGTGCAGGTAAAAACCAATCAATTACTTTGTCAAAGACACTTTCTGGAGCTAGACAAAGACGTTTGTGGTTGCAAGCCATAAAACAGTTGGACTGAACCGCTGAAATCATCAGAAATTTTCataaatttgtttaataattatttaattgtctaGAGCTATTGTTGACTTCAGATTCCTGCTCTAATGTAGCTGATCATCACAGGTTGCAGCAGCACTGCTATTAAAAGTTgagctgtgtgtctgtatgaaaTGAGCTCTGTGTAAATATGAGAATTTCAGATGATTTCAGCGGTCCAGTCCGTCTGTTTACTGGCTTGAAACCATAATCGTCTCAGTCTAGCTTCAAAGGGAGTCTTTGACAAAGAAATCAATAAGAATGAAAGgcagtttttttctattcttgTTTTGACATTCAACCACAGAGCCAGACATCATTACCCCCGAAACTCTTCtgtttccctcttttttcttattgttttcatagatcAGTTATTGATAGGAGCTGTTTCTGCAGatttaaagtaacatttacaaACATAGAAGCAGTTCTTCTGTCCgtaacacacacaaatcctgacttttaaataaaataacctgctctgtgtaactgaagtaaagtaactaacctgctctgtgtaactgaatctgagggttgaaaacagcgtccagtagtttctgttgtcgctcgttcttctcttctgaacgacaaagttgctcctcgtactctgctatcgttctttcaaacagcccaaatatctcttcagcagccgcagtcagtcgctgctccaccagcgctctcaccgtttggactttagacatttttcacacagtgacaccaactttttctccacacaaactccgTCAGAAACACAGTTTGCTCTCCAAACAGTCACTCTGACTAGCGCCGtggtgctaaccagctagcatgctaagctaacttgaatgtgtttgtagtctaccgggagatgagtcagaggtaaaacatccagaaagaaaaggtgaacagcacaaagtccattcagacaggtttatccggacacacagaggctctgacggatcacaacacaaactttctcaCGAACAATAAAGAAACTGCTACGAGCTGCCGTCTTGATTAAACAGCGTGAAGTTAGCCGCAGTACAGACAACAGCTTCCGGGGCAGAGGAGTTGatggctttcaaaataaaagtacgaAATTTCTCAATAGACAGACTtcctctgacaaacacacaggaagataaaatattaaaatagaatcaaaatatttctcaaggttgttgtttttcatgcttCCAGCCACaatagtgttcaaaataataataataataattacaatagggtcctcgcaccgttagtgcttggtccctaataataataataataataataataataatgataatgataataataataataataataataataataataataagaagaagaagaagaagaagaagaagaagaagaagaagaagaagaagaagaagaagaagaagaagaagaagaagaagaagaagaagaagaagaagaagaagaagaagaagaagaagaaagtattAAGAGCACTTcactattttaacatttattaatatattattgttgcagcttagcctgggtataaccatactgccttgcggccttgcgcgctcgatttcatttcgaactgcgaaagggtctggagtCCATGgctgattcttagccctgttttagggatccaatcacagaacggagagggacggcaagacgatgacgggTATTAtcggacagatggaagcttgtagttttgtagttggcttacggatccaacatggctgcagcaggctccaagctctctttggatctagctgtagacagtgttctagatagtttagagccaaagtttattttaaaagaagagcaATGATTTTCTTTatactcctgtttcaccacgaaaaggGATGTTTTAGcattgcttccgacaggatttggtaaaagcctaatctacctactagccccgctaccgctcactgctgtaacgccggtgatctcgctacgagccgggggacagcggagccgccgagagacctgcagcagcttgaaTATTGCCCagaaaatcagtggatgtgtgttgcTGAataacatgagggggaataaggcgtaaaaataaagaatcttgcagaaagcgagaactggagaagcaaagcaggaagcaacactctcacagacacacacacaccaacaatgCCGGTAGACTGAGCTGAAACCACAGAGCaaccagagccagaacatgctgcagaaaaacattgcagaagcagaattgagcattttagtcccaaagtagagatgggctagtctggctatgtaaacatcagtcatgTTCGCGCTCGATGTTTCCttgaatttctgtcgctctacattcgacatctggtataactgatacaattggctaagagctacatacagatgcttatgatagacattcgtcgcgcccaataaacggctctggaggatcgtaaaccacgcctcctctgcGGAAAAATGCAAAGCTGGTAACCAGAcaaatctcatttgtgattagtctggt
This genomic interval from Centropristis striata isolate RG_2023a ecotype Rhode Island chromosome 14, C.striata_1.0, whole genome shotgun sequence contains the following:
- the LOC131984806 gene encoding glutamic acid-rich protein-like isoform X2, whose translation is MSKVQTVRALVEQRLTAAAEEIFGLFERTIAEYEEQLCRSKEKNERQQKLLDAVFNPQPNLHRADVQQLLVVKEEFPSEQQERSCSLDEDQEDPEPPHIKEEQEEPWTSQQGEQLQGLEEADITKFTFTPVPVKSEEDEEKPQSSQLHQTQTEQMETEADGEDCGGPEPDRNSDPDPQVQTVRALVEQRLTAAAEEIFGPFARRIAECKEELRRSEEKNERQQKLLDAVFNPQIQLHRAGTAHYLPASIG
- the LOC131984859 gene encoding gastrula zinc finger protein XlCGF52.1-like; protein product: MSKVQTVRALVEQRLTAAAEEIFGLFERTIAEYEEQLCRSEEKNERQQKLLDAVFNPQIQLHRADVQQLLVVKEEFPSEQQERSCSLDQDQEDPEPPHIKEEQEEPWTSQEGEQLQGLEEADITTFTFTPVPVKSEENEEKPQSSQLHQTDSSEPETDDSGDWKETRELQSGLNCLKKDGGPVTDSSFRAGEKRFSCSECGKRFSFKNYLKTHMRIHTGEKPFSCSVCKKTFTQGGTLKSHMSRHTGEKPFNCSVCKKTFTRSGSLKLHMRLHTGEKSFSCSFCKKTFPVSGTLKSHMIRHTGEKPFSCSVCKKTFPVSGALKAHMRTHTGERPFSCSFCKKTFTVRDTLKAHMRLHTGERPFRCSVCKKTFTMIGHLNVHMRLHTGERPFSCSVCKNTFTVSGALKRHMRLHI